Proteins co-encoded in one Rhopalosiphum maidis isolate BTI-1 chromosome 2, ASM367621v3, whole genome shotgun sequence genomic window:
- the LOC113554437 gene encoding uncharacterized protein LOC113554437 isoform X1, with the protein MKFSKIVRYTKMIVHRHRRMLVFGSIAVVVALILTAKHENNVRFISSDMENARPRDVWEYVSDFSNVMKLNPTIMKFIITHESTDYKQWNYTVEYEEHLSQIPFVINKIIGDFIVDKSHSQPAIKSTHRTCFAKIYCLNTKSEMIFVDLLNGTRIVEKIKYECPWLLTRFCMNEVLYQRKEIFRQLQTVFSYTRH; encoded by the exons atgaagttttcaaaaatcgTACGCTACACCAaa ATGATCGTACACCGACACCGGCGGATGCTTGTTTTCGGTAGCATAGCGGTCGTGGTAGCTCTGATACTGACAGCCAAGCACGAGAATAACGTTCGGTTCATCAGCAGCGACATGGAAAATGCCAGGCCACGCGATGTCTGGGAATACGTGTCGGACTTCTCTAATGTGATGAAGCTCAATCCGACCAT aatgaaattcataataacGCACGAATCGACGGATTACAAACAATGGAACTATACGGTTGAGTATGAAGAACACTTATCTCAGATTCCGTTCGTGATCAACAAGATTATCGGCGATTTCATTGTAGACAAATCACATTCGCAACCCGCAATCAAATCAACACACCGGACATGTTTTGCCAAGATTTATTGTT TGAACACTAAATCGGAAATGATATTTGTGGACCTATTGAACGGCACTAGAATCGTGGAGAAGATCAAGTACGAATGCCCGTGGTTGTTGACCAGGTTTTGCATGAATGAAGTCCTCTACCAGCGGAAAGAGATATTCAGACAACTCCAGACCGTGTTCTCGTACACaagacattaa
- the LOC113554437 gene encoding uncharacterized protein LOC113554437 isoform X2: MKFSKIMIVHRHRRMLVFGSIAVVVALILTAKHENNVRFISSDMENARPRDVWEYVSDFSNVMKLNPTIMKFIITHESTDYKQWNYTVEYEEHLSQIPFVINKIIGDFIVDKSHSQPAIKSTHRTCFAKIYCLNTKSEMIFVDLLNGTRIVEKIKYECPWLLTRFCMNEVLYQRKEIFRQLQTVFSYTRH, encoded by the exons atgaagttttcaaaaatc ATGATCGTACACCGACACCGGCGGATGCTTGTTTTCGGTAGCATAGCGGTCGTGGTAGCTCTGATACTGACAGCCAAGCACGAGAATAACGTTCGGTTCATCAGCAGCGACATGGAAAATGCCAGGCCACGCGATGTCTGGGAATACGTGTCGGACTTCTCTAATGTGATGAAGCTCAATCCGACCAT aatgaaattcataataacGCACGAATCGACGGATTACAAACAATGGAACTATACGGTTGAGTATGAAGAACACTTATCTCAGATTCCGTTCGTGATCAACAAGATTATCGGCGATTTCATTGTAGACAAATCACATTCGCAACCCGCAATCAAATCAACACACCGGACATGTTTTGCCAAGATTTATTGTT TGAACACTAAATCGGAAATGATATTTGTGGACCTATTGAACGGCACTAGAATCGTGGAGAAGATCAAGTACGAATGCCCGTGGTTGTTGACCAGGTTTTGCATGAATGAAGTCCTCTACCAGCGGAAAGAGATATTCAGACAACTCCAGACCGTGTTCTCGTACACaagacattaa